From Solwaraspora sp. WMMD1047, the proteins below share one genomic window:
- a CDS encoding thiamine pyrophosphate-dependent enzyme codes for MPEIVGESLARRLVDWGVDTVFGLPGDGVNGLMEGFRRERERLRFVLVHHEEAAAFMATGYAKATGRLGVCVATSGPGAIHLLNGLYDAKLDHVPVLAITGMQETSVLGSRYQQEVHTDLLFQDVAGYNLMVANPQQMPGVLDIAIRHAYAQRTVAHLTFPNDIQVAPVAQNPYRNVTPGAPPRSSTVLSRPALPPAEEDVVQAAEVLRAGRKVAMLVGVGARDARDEVLAVAEALASPIVKTLPGKMVVPDDHPLTTGGLGLLGTKPSEELMAECDTLLMVGTCFPYGSYLPSPGQARVVQIDIDPSLIGLRLPVDVAVTGDARSTLRALLPRLGPWRTDRSFLTACQRGSERWRAEMASLQDPRRDPVAPQYLIGCVDDLAADDAILTCDSGTISTWAARHWTIRGDREFYLSGTLASMAPGLPYAIAMQHAYPDRQVIAYVGDGGFAMLMAEFLTAARHELPIKVIINNNNSYGQILWEQIILGYPEYAVRHQQPTADFAAWATACGGYGAKVTRAGDLAGAVRAALAYPGPALVDCDVNPNEPPMPGKVHYEQAKHFTEAYLRGQPHKAATMATVVRDQINKLRS; via the coding sequence ATGCCGGAGATCGTCGGAGAGAGCCTGGCCAGGCGGCTGGTCGACTGGGGCGTCGACACCGTGTTCGGGCTGCCGGGCGACGGCGTCAACGGACTGATGGAGGGCTTCCGCCGGGAGCGCGAACGGCTGCGGTTCGTGCTGGTCCACCACGAGGAGGCGGCCGCGTTCATGGCCACCGGCTACGCGAAGGCCACCGGCCGGCTCGGCGTCTGCGTCGCCACCTCCGGCCCCGGCGCGATCCACCTGCTCAACGGCCTCTACGACGCCAAGCTCGACCACGTACCCGTGCTGGCCATCACCGGCATGCAGGAGACCTCGGTGCTCGGCTCCCGCTACCAGCAGGAGGTCCACACCGACCTGCTCTTCCAGGACGTCGCCGGGTACAACCTGATGGTCGCCAACCCGCAGCAGATGCCGGGCGTGCTGGACATCGCGATCCGCCACGCGTACGCCCAGCGGACCGTGGCGCACCTGACCTTCCCCAACGACATCCAGGTCGCCCCGGTGGCGCAGAACCCGTACCGCAACGTCACGCCCGGGGCGCCGCCGAGGAGCAGCACCGTGCTGTCCCGCCCGGCGCTGCCCCCGGCGGAGGAGGACGTGGTGCAGGCCGCCGAGGTGCTGCGGGCCGGACGCAAGGTCGCGATGCTGGTCGGGGTCGGCGCCCGCGACGCCCGCGACGAGGTCCTCGCCGTCGCCGAGGCACTGGCCAGTCCGATCGTGAAGACCCTGCCCGGCAAGATGGTGGTACCCGACGACCACCCGCTGACCACCGGTGGGCTCGGCCTGCTCGGCACGAAGCCCAGCGAGGAGCTGATGGCCGAGTGCGACACCCTGCTGATGGTCGGCACCTGCTTCCCCTACGGGTCCTACCTGCCGTCGCCGGGGCAGGCCCGGGTGGTGCAGATCGACATCGACCCGAGCCTGATCGGGCTGCGGCTGCCGGTCGACGTGGCGGTGACCGGCGACGCGCGGTCGACGCTGCGGGCGCTGCTGCCCCGGCTGGGTCCGTGGCGTACCGACCGGTCGTTCCTGACCGCGTGCCAACGTGGCAGCGAACGGTGGCGGGCGGAGATGGCGTCGCTGCAGGACCCGCGCCGCGATCCGGTAGCCCCGCAGTACCTGATCGGCTGCGTGGACGACCTGGCCGCCGACGACGCGATCCTGACCTGCGACTCCGGCACCATCTCGACCTGGGCGGCCCGGCACTGGACGATCCGTGGGGACCGGGAGTTCTACCTCTCCGGCACCCTGGCCAGCATGGCGCCGGGTCTGCCCTACGCGATCGCCATGCAGCACGCGTACCCGGACCGGCAGGTGATCGCCTACGTCGGCGACGGCGGCTTCGCGATGCTGATGGCCGAGTTCCTCACCGCCGCCCGGCACGAGCTGCCGATCAAGGTGATCATCAACAACAACAACTCGTACGGCCAGATCCTCTGGGAGCAGATCATCCTGGGCTATCCCGAGTACGCCGTCCGGCATCAGCAGCCGACGGCCGACTTCGCCGCCTGGGCGACGGCCTGCGGCGGGTACGGCGCCAAGGTGACCCGCGCCGGCGACCTGGCCGGTGCGGTGCGGGCCGCGCTGGCGTACCCCGGTCCGGCGCTCGTCGACTGCGACGTCAACCCGAACGAGCCGCCGATGCCCGGCAAGGTCCACTACGAGCAGGCCAAGCACTTCACCGAGGCGTACCTGCGCGGCCAGCCGCACAAGGCGGCGACGATGGCCACCGTGGTCCGCGACCAGATCAACAAGCTCCGGTCGTGA
- a CDS encoding class I SAM-dependent methyltransferase — protein sequence MVDRDWLDWHRAYDAPDSVLSRRLAVVSDRVRDALDALPPGPLRVVSLCAGQGRDLIGVLRTHPRRADVTARLVELDPRNAAAARALADAAGLDRVEVRVGDAALIDHYADLAPADLVLVCGVFGNISEADIERTIGHCAALTAAGGFLVWTRHREPPDLVPTVCGWFDRHGFALRWLSDPAEDFGVGLHRRTREPAPLTPGAHMFTFDRAYSG from the coding sequence ATGGTGGATCGCGACTGGCTGGACTGGCACCGGGCGTATGACGCCCCGGACTCGGTGTTGTCGCGCCGGCTGGCGGTGGTGTCCGACCGGGTCCGGGACGCGTTGGACGCGTTGCCGCCCGGCCCGCTGCGGGTGGTGAGCCTCTGCGCCGGACAGGGACGTGACCTGATCGGCGTCCTGCGGACGCACCCGCGGCGTGCCGATGTCACCGCGCGCCTGGTGGAGCTGGATCCGCGTAACGCGGCGGCGGCGCGTGCACTGGCCGACGCGGCCGGGCTGGACCGCGTCGAGGTACGGGTCGGCGACGCGGCCCTCATCGATCACTACGCCGACCTGGCGCCAGCCGATCTCGTACTGGTGTGCGGGGTGTTCGGCAACATCAGCGAGGCGGACATCGAGCGGACCATCGGACACTGCGCCGCACTGACCGCGGCTGGCGGTTTCCTGGTCTGGACCCGCCACCGCGAGCCACCCGACCTGGTGCCGACGGTCTGCGGCTGGTTCGACCGGCACGGCTTCGCGCTGCGCTGGCTCTCCGACCCGGCCGAGGACTTCGGGGTCGGCCTACACCGGCGGACCCGCGAGCCGGCACCGTTGACCCCCGGTGCCCACATGTTCACCTTCGACCGCGCCTACAGCGGCTGA